A window of Pseudomonas putida genomic DNA:
GCCTGGCCAATGGTCTGCTCAGCATCGACCTGCTGCGCATCGTGCCTGAAGAAGCCAAGGCCAAGCGCATTCCGATCAACGGCGACAAACCAGCGCTGAACTGATCGTGTAGATGTGAAGAAGGGCACCCTCGGGGGTGCCCTTTTTTGTGCCCGTCAGTGGCCCTTCAGGGGCTCCTTTGCGGGAGCGCTTCAGTAATTCGCCGGCGCTTCCAGCAACATCTGTCGAAACTCCGGCAACGGCAGCGGCCGGCTGTGCAAGTACCCCTGGTAAAGGTGGCACCCCAGCCGCTCCAGGAACTCCAGTTGTTCGGTCAGCTCGACCCCTTCGGCAATCACCGTCAGGTCCAGGCTGCGGGCCATGGCGACGATGGCGCGGACGATTTCGGCGTCGTTCGGGTCCTCCGGCGCGTCGCGCACGAAGGTCTGGTCAATCTTCAGCGTATCCACCGGCAGGCGCTTGAGGTAGGTCAGCGAGGAGTAGCCGGTGCCGAAGTCATCCATGGCAAAGCTCACCCCGTAGCGCTTCAGTTCGCGCATCTTGCTGATGGTGTCTTCCAGGTTCTGGATGACGATGCCTTCGGTAATCTCCAGCTTCAGCATTTGCCGTGGCAGGCGGTAATCGTCCAGGCTGCGCAGCACCCGCCCGACAAAGTCGTTCTGACGGAACTGCCGCGGGCTGATGTTCACGCACAGGCTGAAATCATCGGCGTCGATCAGCCGGTCGCCAAGCATGCGCGCGCAGGCATCGCAAGCTTCATCGAGGATCCAGCTGCCAACTTCCAGGATCAGCCCGCTTTCTTCCAGTACCTGAATGAATTGTGCGGGCGGCTGCTGGCCCAGTTGTGGGTGATGCCAACGCAGCAGCACCTCGGCGCCGACAATGCGGTTGTCGCGAGCATCCACCTGGGGCTGGAAGTGCAGCGCCAGTTCGCCGCGGGCCAGGGCCAGACGCAGGTCGTTTTCCATGCGCAGGCGCTCGCTGGCGGCCTTTTGCATGGTGGTGTGGAACAGCTGAGTGGTATTGCGCCCGGAATCCTTGGCCCGGTACAGGGCGATATCGGCACGCTTGAGCAGGTCGGCCGGTGTGGCGCCGTGGTCAGGGATCAGCGCCACGCCAATGCTGGGTGTTACCTGCAGGCGCTGGCCGTCCAGAGACATCGGCTCGGCCAGTAGTTCGCGCAGGGTGTCGGCCAGCTCGCGGACTTTTTCTTCGACCATTTCGCGGCTGCCTTCCAGGCCGCTGAGCAATACCACGAATTCGTCGCCACCCAGGCGCGCCACGGTGTCTTCCAGGCGCACACTGGCCTCCAGCCGCGCGGTGATGATTTTCAGCACCGTGTCGCCCACCGGGTGGCCCAGTGAGTCGTTGATGTGCTTGAAGTGGTCGAGGTCGAGGAACAGCAGGGCGCCGCGCAGATTGTGGCGTCTGAGCAGGGCGATCTGCTGGCTCAGGCGATCCATCAGCAGGGCGCGGTTGGGCAGGTTGGTAAGCGGGTCGTGGTAGGCCAGGTGGCGAATCTGTGCCTGGGCGTTCTTCAGCTGGCTGACATCGCGGGCGGTCAGCAGCAGGCAGTCCACCTCGTTGAGGGTGATCGGCTCCACCGACACCTCCACGGTAAGGATATCGCCACGCTTGTTGCGTCCGAGCATCTCGCGGTGGTGCACCCGGCCACGCTCGCGCAATTCGGCCAGCAAGGCGCTACGCTGCTTGTCGTCGGCCCAGATGCCGACCTCATACACCGTGCGGCCGATCACGTCGGCGGCGTTGTAGCCGGTCAGGCGGCAGAAACCATCGTTGATTTCCAGGTAACGACCGCTGTGGCGTTCGGTGATGGTGATGGCGTCGGGACTGGAGTGGAAGGCCTTGGCGAACTTCTCCTCGCTGGACTTGAGCGCCGCTTCGGCGCGCTGCTGCTGGGTGATGTCGCGCAGGGTGGTGACGCTGCAGGGCTGGTCGTCGACAGTGATGAGGCGGCTGGAAATCACGCAGGTCAGTGGTGCGCCATTACGATGGTTGACCACCACGGCGACGTTGCTCAGGGCCTGCTCGCGGATTACCCGCTCGATACGCTGTGCGCGCTCGATGGACTCCGCCCACAGGCCGATTTCCTCGGCGGTGCGGCCGATCACCTGGTCGGTGCCCCAGCCGAAGGTCTGGGTGAACGCGGGGTTGATCTCGATGAACTGGCCAGTGTCCTGGCGGGTGACGCAGATCGGGTCGGGGCTGACCTGGAACAGGCTGGCGAACTTCTCTTCCGAGGCGCTCAGGCGCTGTTCGCGCTCCACCTGGTCGGTGATGTCGAGCAAGGTGCCAGCCATGCGCAGTGGGTTGCCCTGCTCGTCGCGGTACAGCCGGGCGCGGCTTTCGATGTAGCGCGAGATGCCGTTTTCCAGTTGCACCCGGTAGGTGATCTGGTAGTTGCCGGCAGGTCCTTCGCGCAGGCTGCGGTAGGCCTGGCGCATCGAGTTGCGTTCTTGTTCCGGGACCCCTTCGAAAAAAGCGTCGAACGATTCATGAAAGGGGATGGGCGGCAGGCCGTGCAACTGCGCGGCGCGGGCCGAACCGTAGAGCATGCCGCTGGGAATATGCCAGTCCCAGGTACCCAGCTGTGCCGAATCCAGGGCCAGGTCCAGGCGCTCCTGGCTGTCCTTCAGGGCCTGCTCGGCGCGTTTGCGTTCGGTGGTGTCGATAAAGGTGCTGAGGAGGAAGGTCACACCCTCCAGCTCGATTCCCTGGGTGCAGAGGATGCCATCGTGCACCTTGCCGCTGATGGCGCGGAACTGCACTTCCAGGATCAGCGGGCCATTGTTGGTACGGGTCGACTCCAGCAACTGGTGCCGCTGTTCAGGGTTGACCCACAAGCCCAGCTCCAGGCTGGTCTTGCCGATCACCTGGCTGCCGGGCCAGCCGAACATGTCTTCGAAGTGCTGGTTGACCTCGAAGATCATGCCGTCGAGGCGGCGGGTGAGTAAAATGGCGTTGGGGCTGAGGTGAAACAGGGTGGCGAAGCGTTTTTCCGAATTGATCAGCGCCGTTTCCCGTTCGCGCTGACGGGTGATTTCGCGGATCACCCCGATCATCTGCGGGCGGCCATGCATGTCGTGGGTCAGGCTGCCGTTGATTTCCAGCCAGTGCAGGCTGCCATCCGGCCAGCGGATGCGGTGACGCATGGCCTGTTCCACCGGTTCGCCATTGAACACCGCCTGGAACACCTGGCGTGTGCGTGCGCGGTCTTCCTCGGGCAGCAGGTCTAAATAGTCGATATCGGCGGGTAGCGGGCGCTGCGGGTCGAAGCCAAACAGGGCCTGGGTGCCCCGTGACCAGCTGACCCGGCCGCTGTCGATATCCCACAGCCAGGCACCCAGTCGCGCGCCGTTGAGCGCGGCCAGCAGTTGCGGGGCGTTCTGCCAGGCCTGTTCCGACTCCTGAGGGTCGGCCGCAGGTATCCGCGGCAGGCGCAAAAAGCGGTTAGCTGATTTGGGCATCGGTACCAGACCTTTGGCGTATGACGCGTCCTTGGAGGTGGCAATACCGGGCTGACAACCGGTCAGGCGGGCCCCGCGTGGCTGTCGAGCAGGGCCATGAATGCCCTGGCCGCGTTCGATAGCGTACGCTCCGTGTGCAAAATGTAGCCTAGCTGGCGCGACAGCTGTATGCCCGGCAAGGCGATGGGTGCAACCTGTTCGTCGAGCATGGTTCGTGGCAACACGCTCCAGGCCAGGCCGATCGACACCATCATTTTGATGGTTTCCAGGTAGTTGGTGCTCATGGCAATGTTCGGCGTCAGGCCCTGGCTCTCGAACAGGCGCTGGACAATATGGTGGGTGAAGGTGTTGCCGCCGGGGAATACGGCCGGGTGGCGAGCGACATCGGCCAGGCTTACCGCATGGTTGTTGGCCAGTGGGTGTTCAGGGGCGGCGACGAAGTCCAGGGCGTCGTCCCACACGGGCACCGCCTTGACCAGGTGATGCGGCTCGGGGGCCAGGGTAATCACCGCAATCTCGGCGCGGCCATGCAGAATTTCGTCGTAGGCCTGTTCCGAATCCATGAACTGGATATCCAGCGCCACGGCCGGGTACTGACGAGTGAAGGCCCGCAGCAGCGGAGGCAAGCGGTGCAGGCCGATGTGGTGGCTGGTGGCCAGGGTCAGGCGACCACTCACTTCCCCGGTCAGGTTGGTCAGCGCCCGGCGAGTATCATCGAGCACGTTGAGTATCTGGTAGGCCCGCGGCAACAAGGCGCGCCCGGCTTCGGTCAGGGTCACCTCCCGGCCCAGGCGGTCGAACAGGCGCACGTCCAGTTGCTGCTCCAGCCCGGCGATGCGCTTGCTGATGGCTGGCTGGGTCAGGTGCAGGCGCTCGCCGGCGCCAGAGAAGCTGCCGGTTTCGGCGATGGCGATGAATGCACTGAGGTTGGCCAGGTCCATTGCTTGAATTCCTGATGGTTATGCAAAGCATGAAAATTATGAATTTGAGTTATTCAATCTATCGCCATAGCATCGTCCGTACAAGCCAAGGGGTCTTTGGCAT
This region includes:
- a CDS encoding LysR family transcriptional regulator — protein: MDLANLSAFIAIAETGSFSGAGERLHLTQPAISKRIAGLEQQLDVRLFDRLGREVTLTEAGRALLPRAYQILNVLDDTRRALTNLTGEVSGRLTLATSHHIGLHRLPPLLRAFTRQYPAVALDIQFMDSEQAYDEILHGRAEIAVITLAPEPHHLVKAVPVWDDALDFVAAPEHPLANNHAVSLADVARHPAVFPGGNTFTHHIVQRLFESQGLTPNIAMSTNYLETIKMMVSIGLAWSVLPRTMLDEQVAPIALPGIQLSRQLGYILHTERTLSNAARAFMALLDSHAGPA
- a CDS encoding PAS domain S-box protein: MPKSANRFLRLPRIPAADPQESEQAWQNAPQLLAALNGARLGAWLWDIDSGRVSWSRGTQALFGFDPQRPLPADIDYLDLLPEEDRARTRQVFQAVFNGEPVEQAMRHRIRWPDGSLHWLEINGSLTHDMHGRPQMIGVIREITRQRERETALINSEKRFATLFHLSPNAILLTRRLDGMIFEVNQHFEDMFGWPGSQVIGKTSLELGLWVNPEQRHQLLESTRTNNGPLILEVQFRAISGKVHDGILCTQGIELEGVTFLLSTFIDTTERKRAEQALKDSQERLDLALDSAQLGTWDWHIPSGMLYGSARAAQLHGLPPIPFHESFDAFFEGVPEQERNSMRQAYRSLREGPAGNYQITYRVQLENGISRYIESRARLYRDEQGNPLRMAGTLLDITDQVEREQRLSASEEKFASLFQVSPDPICVTRQDTGQFIEINPAFTQTFGWGTDQVIGRTAEEIGLWAESIERAQRIERVIREQALSNVAVVVNHRNGAPLTCVISSRLITVDDQPCSVTTLRDITQQQRAEAALKSSEEKFAKAFHSSPDAITITERHSGRYLEINDGFCRLTGYNAADVIGRTVYEVGIWADDKQRSALLAELRERGRVHHREMLGRNKRGDILTVEVSVEPITLNEVDCLLLTARDVSQLKNAQAQIRHLAYHDPLTNLPNRALLMDRLSQQIALLRRHNLRGALLFLDLDHFKHINDSLGHPVGDTVLKIITARLEASVRLEDTVARLGGDEFVVLLSGLEGSREMVEEKVRELADTLRELLAEPMSLDGQRLQVTPSIGVALIPDHGATPADLLKRADIALYRAKDSGRNTTQLFHTTMQKAASERLRMENDLRLALARGELALHFQPQVDARDNRIVGAEVLLRWHHPQLGQQPPAQFIQVLEESGLILEVGSWILDEACDACARMLGDRLIDADDFSLCVNISPRQFRQNDFVGRVLRSLDDYRLPRQMLKLEITEGIVIQNLEDTISKMRELKRYGVSFAMDDFGTGYSSLTYLKRLPVDTLKIDQTFVRDAPEDPNDAEIVRAIVAMARSLDLTVIAEGVELTEQLEFLERLGCHLYQGYLHSRPLPLPEFRQMLLEAPANY